In the genome of Magnolia sinica isolate HGM2019 chromosome 2, MsV1, whole genome shotgun sequence, one region contains:
- the LOC131232657 gene encoding membrane-anchored ubiquitin-fold protein 3-like, whose translation MAGEELIELKFRLFDGTDIGPNKYDPATTIGSLKEVIINRWPQDKENAPKTINDVKLINAGKILENNRTLAESRVPVGELPGGVITMHVVLRPPLSDKNNDKVKTDSPKSRCACSIL comes from the exons ATGGCTGGAGAGGAATTGATCGAGCTTAAATTCAGGCTTTTCGACGGTACTGATATTGGGCCAAACAAGTATGATCCTGCGACCACCATTGGATCTCTCAAAGAAGTCATCATAAATCGATGGCCACAAG ACAAAGAAAATGCTCCAAAAACAATAAACGACGTGAAGCTCATCAATGCGGGTAAAATACTGGAGAACAACAGGACCCTTGCCGAGTCAAGGGTGCCGGTCGGAGAGCTTCCCGGGGGAGTCATCACCATGCATGTTGTTCTTCGGCCTCCCTTATCGGACAAAAACAACG ATAAGGTGAAAACAGACTCCCCGAAGAGCAGATGTGCATGTTCTATTCTGTGA